A region of Maridesulfovibrio sp. DNA encodes the following proteins:
- a CDS encoding Hpt domain-containing protein, translated as MENIEVINKDWLASMASTKKEFLTKLFGVFLRDEPARVTKIREAFEAEKMDELKYLAHSLKGAAATMGADRVREACLQLEYSARDGNKELSEKNLYLLEEEMKLVYDFMSDFIQ; from the coding sequence ATGGAAAATATCGAAGTAATCAATAAAGATTGGCTGGCCTCCATGGCCTCCACCAAAAAAGAATTCCTGACCAAATTATTCGGGGTCTTTCTGCGTGATGAACCGGCACGGGTAACTAAAATAAGGGAAGCCTTTGAAGCCGAAAAGATGGACGAGCTGAAATATCTTGCCCACTCCCTGAAAGGAGCTGCCGCCACCATGGGGGCTGATCGGGTACGTGAAGCCTGCCTGCAACTGGAATACAGCGCCCGTGACGGGAACAAAGAACTTTCAGAAAAAAATCTTTATCTACTGGAAGAAGAAATGAAACTTGTCTACGATTTTATGAGCGACTTTATCCAGTAG
- a CDS encoding ACT domain-containing protein translates to MKCDQLSIFLENRSGRLAEVTRLLTENKVNIRALSLADTSDFGILRLIVSDFETAQRVLKDAGFTVGKTSVVAVVVDDQPGGLHNLLELLRSSGINVEYMYAFVHQSGSNAVIIFRFDRTDQAIELLNEKQIKMIPSEELCKL, encoded by the coding sequence ATGAAATGTGACCAGCTATCCATATTCCTTGAAAACCGTTCCGGAAGACTCGCCGAAGTAACCCGTCTGCTGACAGAGAACAAAGTCAACATCCGTGCTCTTTCTCTGGCCGACACTTCTGATTTCGGCATCCTGCGACTCATCGTGTCCGACTTTGAAACCGCACAGAGAGTGCTTAAAGATGCAGGATTCACCGTGGGCAAAACCTCTGTCGTAGCTGTAGTTGTGGACGACCAGCCCGGTGGACTGCACAACCTGCTCGAATTGCTGCGTTCATCCGGCATCAATGTGGAATACATGTACGCCTTCGTCCACCAGTCCGGCTCCAATGCCGTAATCATCTTCCGCTTTGACCGCACCGATCAGGCAATTGAACTGCTCAATGAAAAGCAGATCAAAATGATCCCCAGCGAAGAACTTTGTAAATTATAA
- a CDS encoding RtcB family protein, which yields MNIKLLKQEAPCRWRMEKYGPMRVDGLFFGNKDIILELDETTVSQVRDVASLPGVVGPVCAMPDAHSGYGFPIGGVGAFDEKHGVISAGGVGFDISCGVRTLTTGLKKQDLITCDAKLADLIFQRIPSGAGVGGDIILEGDQLDEMLIGGASWAVGQGFGKPEDLGRIEGHGKSLLAAPSKVPLKAKQRMRNQMGSLGSGNHYLEVQYIEEIYDADKAAAFDIEVDDVVVSIHCGSRGLGHQIAKEYLPMMADKALEFGIILPHKDIACAPISSELGQDYLGAMGAGINCALANRQVIAHLVRECFAEILPQADLKLLYDVSHNTCQREIYKVNDKNKKLWVHRKGATRALGPNHPELPREFKKHGQPVIIGGSMGTASYILAGTKQAAEISFSSCCHGAGRVMSRSKARKSFKGNKIQKELSRSGITIRSGSIRGIAEEAPLAYKCVDMIIESTQLAGIAEKVARLRPILCIKG from the coding sequence ATGAATATCAAGCTGCTCAAACAAGAAGCCCCGTGCCGCTGGCGTATGGAAAAATACGGTCCCATGCGCGTAGACGGACTATTCTTCGGCAACAAAGATATCATCCTCGAACTGGACGAGACTACGGTTTCTCAGGTCCGCGATGTGGCATCTCTTCCGGGCGTGGTCGGTCCGGTCTGCGCTATGCCTGATGCCCATTCAGGGTATGGTTTCCCCATCGGCGGAGTGGGCGCTTTCGATGAGAAACACGGGGTTATTTCTGCGGGCGGAGTCGGTTTTGATATATCCTGCGGCGTACGCACCCTGACCACCGGGTTGAAAAAACAGGACTTGATCACTTGTGATGCCAAGCTTGCAGATTTGATTTTCCAGAGGATTCCTTCCGGCGCTGGGGTTGGAGGTGATATTATCCTAGAAGGCGATCAGCTTGATGAAATGCTGATCGGCGGTGCTTCATGGGCAGTCGGACAGGGATTCGGAAAACCGGAAGACCTCGGCAGGATTGAAGGACATGGCAAAAGCCTTCTGGCTGCCCCTTCCAAAGTACCCCTAAAAGCCAAGCAGCGCATGCGCAATCAGATGGGTTCGCTGGGATCGGGCAACCATTATCTGGAAGTACAGTATATTGAAGAAATCTACGACGCTGACAAAGCTGCGGCTTTCGATATCGAGGTAGATGATGTTGTGGTCAGTATCCATTGCGGTTCACGCGGACTGGGACACCAGATTGCAAAGGAATACCTGCCCATGATGGCTGATAAGGCACTGGAATTCGGAATTATACTGCCACACAAAGACATCGCCTGTGCGCCAATTAGCTCAGAACTGGGCCAGGATTATCTCGGTGCTATGGGAGCAGGCATCAATTGTGCGCTTGCCAATCGTCAGGTTATTGCCCACTTAGTTCGTGAATGCTTTGCTGAAATTCTGCCGCAGGCTGATTTGAAATTACTTTACGATGTGAGCCACAACACCTGCCAGAGGGAAATTTACAAGGTTAACGACAAAAACAAAAAACTCTGGGTACACCGCAAAGGTGCAACCCGTGCACTGGGCCCTAACCACCCGGAACTGCCCCGCGAATTCAAAAAACACGGCCAGCCGGTAATCATAGGCGGCAGCATGGGTACGGCATCATACATTCTAGCCGGGACCAAACAGGCTGCTGAAATATCATTTTCATCATGCTGCCACGGTGCAGGACGGGTTATGAGCCGTTCAAAGGCGCGCAAATCTTTTAAAGGCAATAAAATTCAGAAGGAACTGAGCAGGAGCGGTATCACCATCCGCAGCGGTTCAATCAGGGGGATCGCCGAGGAAGCCCCTCTCGCATACAAGTGTGTAGACATGATTATCGAATCGACCCAACTTGCTGGAATAGCAGAAAAGGTTGCCCGGTTACGTCCTATTTTATGCATTAAGGGCTAA
- a CDS encoding phenylacetate--CoA ligase, producing the protein MIFDVDKETMPREELEELQLKRLKQLCERVYANVPFYAKKFKELGIEPKDINSLSDITKLPFTEKQDLRNHYPFGLFAVSRENIVRIHSSSGTTGKATVVGYTKRDIKNWADMMARSFAMAGATPEDTIHNAYGYGLFTGGLGAHYGAEALGATIIPISGGGTRRQVMLLKDFGADVICCTPSYALFLHETGKEMGIDFSKLPLRIGVFGAEPWTDSMRRDIENKLNIKALDIYGLSEIMGPGVAMECAEEQNGLHIMEDHFLPEIINPETGEPAKPGEVGELVITTLTKEGIPLIRYRTRDLTRLNYTACRCGRTFARMQRVTGRSDDMLIIRGVNVFPSQIESILIETEGLSPHYQLVIERDGNLDILTIKVEISGAAFSDEIKNLQRLERKIQKTIKEFLGVTARVQLVEPKSIERSVGKAQRILDLRKQDQ; encoded by the coding sequence ATGATCTTCGATGTAGACAAAGAAACCATGCCGAGGGAAGAGCTGGAAGAATTACAGCTCAAGCGTCTTAAACAACTTTGTGAGCGCGTTTACGCCAATGTTCCCTTTTACGCCAAAAAATTTAAGGAATTGGGAATCGAACCCAAAGATATCAACTCCCTATCCGACATCACCAAGCTTCCCTTTACCGAAAAGCAGGATCTTCGTAACCACTACCCCTTCGGCCTGTTTGCTGTTTCCCGCGAGAACATCGTCCGTATACATTCATCCTCCGGTACAACCGGAAAGGCTACTGTTGTCGGATACACCAAGCGCGACATCAAGAACTGGGCGGATATGATGGCCCGGTCCTTCGCCATGGCCGGAGCAACCCCGGAAGACACCATCCACAACGCTTACGGTTACGGACTCTTCACCGGCGGACTCGGCGCACATTATGGCGCTGAAGCTCTTGGCGCAACCATCATCCCGATTTCCGGGGGAGGCACCCGCCGTCAGGTTATGCTGCTTAAAGATTTCGGTGCGGACGTAATCTGCTGTACCCCCTCCTATGCACTCTTTCTACATGAAACAGGCAAAGAAATGGGTATTGATTTCAGCAAGCTGCCTCTGCGAATCGGGGTTTTCGGTGCAGAACCGTGGACCGACTCCATGCGCCGCGACATTGAAAACAAACTGAACATCAAGGCACTTGATATCTACGGCCTCTCCGAAATCATGGGACCAGGTGTAGCTATGGAATGCGCCGAAGAGCAAAACGGCCTGCACATCATGGAAGACCACTTCCTGCCTGAAATCATCAATCCAGAAACAGGCGAACCCGCGAAACCAGGCGAAGTGGGCGAACTGGTAATCACCACCCTGACCAAAGAAGGGATTCCGCTCATCCGTTACCGCACCCGCGACCTGACCCGCCTGAATTACACTGCCTGCCGCTGCGGTCGTACTTTTGCCCGCATGCAACGGGTAACCGGACGCAGTGACGACATGCTCATCATCCGTGGTGTCAACGTCTTCCCGTCCCAGATCGAATCTATCCTCATTGAGACAGAAGGACTCTCGCCGCACTACCAGCTGGTGATTGAACGCGACGGCAATCTCGATATCCTGACTATTAAAGTCGAAATTTCAGGTGCTGCATTTTCCGATGAAATTAAAAATTTACAGCGTCTCGAAAGAAAGATACAAAAAACTATTAAGGAATTCCTTGGCGTAACAGCCCGGGTACAGCTTGTGGAGCCCAAATCAATTGAACGTTCCGTGGGTAAAGCCCAGAGAATTCTCGACCTGCGTAAACAGGACCAGTAA